The Primulina huaijiensis isolate GDHJ02 chromosome 12, ASM1229523v2, whole genome shotgun sequence genome has a window encoding:
- the LOC140990478 gene encoding putative methylesterase 12, chloroplastic, whose amino-acid sequence MGNKLMCMHKKDIKNGGIGSRSKRGSLSKRKGATEEELLHRQALAMAIQQHQLSQRFENGSMSRRIGSTSSRRRTANLSDPFSNAPANNKHLPDFLENLKTKKFVLVHGEGFGAWCWYKSIALLEESGLFPTALDLTGSGIDLTDTNKVATLAEYSKPLIDFLQELSEDEKVILVGHSSGGACISYALEHLPERISKAIYLCATMISNGQRPFDVFAEELGSAELFSPESKSLIYGNGKDNPPTAFMFEKQQMHGLYFNQSPAKDVALAMVSMRPVPLIPMMEKLSISAEKYGIGRRFYIQTLDDYALSPDVQEKLVRENPPEGVFKIKGSDHCPFFSKPQSLHKILLEIAQIP is encoded by the exons ATGGGGAATAAGCTCATGTGCATGCATAAGAAGGATATCAAGAATGGTGGGATTGGATCAAGAAGTAAAAGGGGTTCTTTGTCGAAGAGGAAGGGTGCAACAGAGGAGGAATTGCTGCACAGACAAGCGCTTGCTATGGCTATTCAGCAGCATCAGCTTTCTCAGAGATTTGAGAATGGGTCCATGTCTAGGCGAATTGGATCCACCAGCTCTCGCCGCCGCACCGCCAATTTATCTGACCCTTTTTCTAATGCCCCTGCTaataataaacat TTACCAGATTTTTTGGAGAATCTCAaaacgaagaaatttgttttgGTACATGGTGAAGGATTCGGAGCTTGGTGTTGGTATAAAAGTATTGCATTACTCGAGGAATCAGGGTTATTTCCTACCGCCTTGGATCTAACAGGATCTGGTATTGATCTAACTGATACAAACAAGGTCGCCACACTGGCAGAATACTCAAAACCATTGATTGATTTTCTGCAGGAATTGTCGGAGGATGAAAAG GTAATATTGGTTGGCCACAGTAGTGGAGGTGCTTGCATTTCCTATGCATTAGAGCATCTCCCGGAGAGGATCTCAAAAGCCATCTACCTTTGTGCTACAATGATATCTAATGGGCAGAGGCCTTTTGATGTGTTTGCTGAAGAG CTTGGTTCTGCAGAACTTTTTTCACCTGAGTCGAAGTCTCTAATTTATGGCAATGGTAAAGACAATCCTCCAACGGCATTCATGTTTGAAAAACAgcaaatgcatgggttatattTTAATCAATCTCCTGCTAAG GATGTTGCTTTAGCAATGGTTTCCATGAGACCCGTTCCTCTTATCCCCATGATGGAGAAACTGTCTATATCAGCAGAAAAGTACGGAATTGGACGTAGATTCTACATTCAAACGCTGGATGATTATGCCCTTTCACCAGATGTACAAGAAAAGCTTGTGAGAGAAAATCCACCAGAAGGCGTCTTCAAGATCAAAGGCAGCGACCATTGTCCTTTTTTCTCAAAGCCTCAGTCTTTACATAAAATTTTGCTTGAAATTGCCCAAATTCCGTAG
- the LOC140990479 gene encoding uncharacterized protein, whose product MTTVSTEVKGDKSERRLRVLCLHGFRTSGEIIKKQLTTKWSESVLQKMDLVFVDGPFPCRGESRVEGIFDPPYYEWFAYNEDFTEYQDFDECLDYIEDCMVQYGPFDGLLGFSQGGILSAALPGLQANGVALTKVPEIKFVVIIGAGKFQKRSVAEKSYPAPAQCKSVHLIGATDFLNPYSIALLNEFVDPVVIHHPKGHTFPRFDEKSLKTMLGFLDKLLEEIKEEGEQEMEANNTEK is encoded by the exons ATGACTACGGTAAGTACTGAAGTTAAAGGAGACAAGAGCGAAAGAAGGCTCAGAGTATTATGCCTGCATGGGTTTAGGACCAGCGGAGAAATCATCAAGAAACAACTCACGACCAAGTGGTCGGAATCTGTTCTACAGAAAATGGATCTTGTTTTTGTTGACGGACCTTTTCCGTGTCGGGGAGAATCCAGGGTCGAAGGAATCTTCGATCCTCCGTATTACGAGTGGTTCGCGTACAACGAG GATTTTACCGAATACCAAGATTTTGATGAGTGTCTTGATTACATAGAAGATTGCATGGTTCAATATGGACCGTTTGATGGACTTCTTGGCTTCTCACAG GGAGGAATCCTATCTGCTGCACTGCCTGGATTACAAGCCAAT GGTGTGGCTCTCACAAAGGTGCCCGAGATCAAATTTGTGGTCATAATTGGGGCAGGAAAGTTCCAGAAACGATCGGTGGCTGAAAAGTCTTATCCAGCGCCGGCACAATGCAAATCCGTGCATCTCATAG GGGCGACAGATTTCTTGAACCCTTACAGTATTGCGCTGTTGAACGAGTTTGTCGATCCTGTGGTGATTCATCATCCCAAAGGCCACACTTTTCCAAGATTTG ATGAGAAAAGTTTGAAGACCATGCTAGGCTTTCTTGACAAGTTGCTGGAAGAGATTAAAGAGGAGGGAGAGCAAGAAATGGAGGCAAATAACacagaaaaataa
- the LOC140990386 gene encoding agamous-like MADS-box protein AGL11, whose protein sequence is MGRGKIEIKRIENKTNRQVTFCKRRNGLLKKAYELSVLCDVEVALIVFSSRGRVYEYANNNIRSTIERYKKSTADSSNAYTTQEINAQFYQQESKKMHNQIQMLQNSDRHLLGEGLGSLNVKELKQLETRLERGITRIRAKKHEMILAETEILHKREIQLEQENACLRAKIAENERLRQFSMMPAGQDYSIQSYFTSNALQLNMMETVSVYPVPDEPTLHLGRFLRGLDCPE, encoded by the exons ATGGGACGAGGAAAGATCGAGATCAAGAGGATTGAAAACAAAACCAATCGACAAGTTACATTCTGCAAGCGTAGAAATGGTCTGCTGAAGAAAGCTTATGAACTTTCAGTTTTGTGTGATGTGGAAGTTGCACTGATAGTTTTCTCTAGCCGTGGACGAGTCTACGAGTATGCCAACAATAA CATTAGGTCAACGATAGAGAGGTACAAAAAGTCAACAGCAGATTCCTCAAATGCATATACCACTCAAGAGATCAATGCTCAA TTTTACCAACAAGAATCGAAGAAGATGCACAACCAAATACAGATGCTCCAGAACTCCGACAG GCATCTTTTGGGTGAGGGTTTGGGGTCGTTGAATGTGAAGGAGTTGAAGCAGCTCGAAACTAGGCTTGAGCGAGGCATCACAAGAATCAGGGCCAAGAAg CATGAAATGATACTGGCGGAAACTGAGATTTTGCACAAGAGG GAAATTCAGCTGGAGCAGGAAAATGCCTGTCTCAGGGCAAAG ATAGCAGAAAATGAGAGGCTCCGGCAATTTAGCATGATGCCTGCTGGGCAAGACTATAGCATCCAGTCATATTTCACAAGCAACGCGCTCCAATTGAATATGATGGAGACTGTATCGGTCTATCCTGTTCCGGACGAGCCGACTCTTCATCTCGG TCGATTTCTCCGCGGCCTTGATTGTCCCGAATAA
- the LOC140989836 gene encoding putative 12-oxophytodienoate reductase 11 isoform X1 translates to MGTEMREEEGKQRIPLLTPYKMGNFSLSHSRIVLAPLTRQRSFNNVPQPHAIRYYSQRATKGGFLLAEATGVSDTAQGYPNTPGIWTKEQTDAWKPIVDAVHAKGAVFFCQIWHVGRVSNTGFQPNGQSPISSTYRELAPQLRANGVDMARFSPPRRLSTDEIPKIVNDFRIAARNAIEAGFDGVEIHGAHGYLIEQFFKDQANDRTDQYGGSLENRCRFGLEIVEAVSDEIGADRVGIRLSPFATYMECGDSNPEALGLYLVEALNKYGILYCHMIEPRMMPVGVKSECPDSLVPMRKSFKGTFIVAGGYEREDGNKAVAANRTDLVAYGRHFLANPDLPKRFELDAPLNKYQRETFYAPEPVLGYTDYPFLEETDGFRGK, encoded by the exons ATGGGAACTGAGATGAGGGAGGAAGAAGGGAAGCAGCGAATCCCACTTCTCACTCCTTACAAAATGGGAAATTTTAGTCTTTCTCATAG CAGAATTGTTTTGGCACCATTAACTAGGCAGAGATCTTTTAATAACGTTCCTCAACCTCATGCTATCCGGTACTATTCTCAAAGAGCAACCAAAGGGGGTTTTCTCTTGGCTGAAGCCACTGGAGTTTCTGACACAGCTCAAGG GTATCCAAATACACCAGGAATATGGACAAAGGAACAAACTGATGCATGGAAGCCCATTGTAGATGCAGTTCATGCCAAAGGTGCAGTCTTCTTTTGCCAGATTTGGCACGTTGGAAGGGTTTCAAACACCG GGTTTCAGCCAAATGGACAGTCTCCTATATCTAGCACATATAGGGAATTAGCTCCACAACTACGAGCTAATGGTGTGGATATGGCTCGATTTTCCCCTCCACGACGACTGAGTACAGATGAAATTCCTAAAATTGTTAATGATTTTAGGATTGCTGCAAGAAATGCTATAGAAGCTG GTTTTGATGGGGTTGAGATCCATGGCGCACATGGTTATCTCATAGAACAATTTTTCAAAGATCAAGCAAATGACCGAACTGATCAATATGGTGGTTCTCtggaaaaccgttgtcgattcgGTCTTGAAATAGTTGAAGCTGTGAGTGATGAAATAGGAGCTGACCGAGTTGGAATTAGGCTTTCTCCCTTTGCAACTTACATGGAATGCGGAGACTCAAACCCTGAAGCCCTTGGCCTTTATTTGGTTGAGGCCTTAAACAAATATGGGATTCTGTACTGCCACATGATTGAACCAAGGATGATGCCTGTTGGGGTAAAATCTGAATGTCCAGACAGTCTTGTCCCAATGAGAAAATCATTCAAGGGCACTTTCATTGTTGCTGGTGGGTATGAAAGGGAAGACGGAAACAAAGCCGTGGCTGCAAATCGTACTGATCTTGTTGCATATGGCCGCCATTTCTTGGCTAATCCAGATTTACCGAAGAGATTTGAGCTTGATGCTCCTCTGAACAAATATCAAAGGGAGACGTTTTATGCACCCGAACCTGTTTTAGGCTATACCGACTACCCATTTCTTGAAGAAACTGATGGGTTTCGGGGGAAGTAG
- the LOC140989836 gene encoding putative 12-oxophytodienoate reductase 11 isoform X2, whose product MGTEMREEEGKQRIPLLTPYKMGNFSLSHRIVLAPLTRQRSFNNVPQPHAIRYYSQRATKGGFLLAEATGVSDTAQGYPNTPGIWTKEQTDAWKPIVDAVHAKGAVFFCQIWHVGRVSNTGFQPNGQSPISSTYRELAPQLRANGVDMARFSPPRRLSTDEIPKIVNDFRIAARNAIEAGFDGVEIHGAHGYLIEQFFKDQANDRTDQYGGSLENRCRFGLEIVEAVSDEIGADRVGIRLSPFATYMECGDSNPEALGLYLVEALNKYGILYCHMIEPRMMPVGVKSECPDSLVPMRKSFKGTFIVAGGYEREDGNKAVAANRTDLVAYGRHFLANPDLPKRFELDAPLNKYQRETFYAPEPVLGYTDYPFLEETDGFRGK is encoded by the exons ATGGGAACTGAGATGAGGGAGGAAGAAGGGAAGCAGCGAATCCCACTTCTCACTCCTTACAAAATGGGAAATTTTAGTCTTTCTCATAG AATTGTTTTGGCACCATTAACTAGGCAGAGATCTTTTAATAACGTTCCTCAACCTCATGCTATCCGGTACTATTCTCAAAGAGCAACCAAAGGGGGTTTTCTCTTGGCTGAAGCCACTGGAGTTTCTGACACAGCTCAAGG GTATCCAAATACACCAGGAATATGGACAAAGGAACAAACTGATGCATGGAAGCCCATTGTAGATGCAGTTCATGCCAAAGGTGCAGTCTTCTTTTGCCAGATTTGGCACGTTGGAAGGGTTTCAAACACCG GGTTTCAGCCAAATGGACAGTCTCCTATATCTAGCACATATAGGGAATTAGCTCCACAACTACGAGCTAATGGTGTGGATATGGCTCGATTTTCCCCTCCACGACGACTGAGTACAGATGAAATTCCTAAAATTGTTAATGATTTTAGGATTGCTGCAAGAAATGCTATAGAAGCTG GTTTTGATGGGGTTGAGATCCATGGCGCACATGGTTATCTCATAGAACAATTTTTCAAAGATCAAGCAAATGACCGAACTGATCAATATGGTGGTTCTCtggaaaaccgttgtcgattcgGTCTTGAAATAGTTGAAGCTGTGAGTGATGAAATAGGAGCTGACCGAGTTGGAATTAGGCTTTCTCCCTTTGCAACTTACATGGAATGCGGAGACTCAAACCCTGAAGCCCTTGGCCTTTATTTGGTTGAGGCCTTAAACAAATATGGGATTCTGTACTGCCACATGATTGAACCAAGGATGATGCCTGTTGGGGTAAAATCTGAATGTCCAGACAGTCTTGTCCCAATGAGAAAATCATTCAAGGGCACTTTCATTGTTGCTGGTGGGTATGAAAGGGAAGACGGAAACAAAGCCGTGGCTGCAAATCGTACTGATCTTGTTGCATATGGCCGCCATTTCTTGGCTAATCCAGATTTACCGAAGAGATTTGAGCTTGATGCTCCTCTGAACAAATATCAAAGGGAGACGTTTTATGCACCCGAACCTGTTTTAGGCTATACCGACTACCCATTTCTTGAAGAAACTGATGGGTTTCGGGGGAAGTAG
- the LOC140989836 gene encoding putative 12-oxophytodienoate reductase 11 isoform X3 → MGTEMREEEGKQRIPLLTPYKMGNFSLSHRIVLAPLTRQRSFNNVPQPHAIRYYSQRATKGGFLLAEATGVSDTAQGYPNTPGIWTKEQTDAWKPIVDAVHAKGAVFFCQIWHVGRVSNTGFQPNGQSPISSTYRELAPQLRANGVDMARFSPPRRLSTDEIPKIVNDFRIAARNAIEAGRHIILLLISGFDGVEIHGAHGYLIEQFFKDQANDRTDQYGGSLENRCRFGLEIVEAVSDEIGADRVGIRLSPFATYMECGDSNPEALGLYLVEALNKYGILYCHMIEPRMMPVGVKSECPDSLVPMRKSFKGTFIVAGGYEREDGNKAVAANRTDLVAYGRHFLANPDLPKRFELDAPLNKYQRETFYAPEPVLGYTDYPFLEETDGFRGK, encoded by the exons ATGGGAACTGAGATGAGGGAGGAAGAAGGGAAGCAGCGAATCCCACTTCTCACTCCTTACAAAATGGGAAATTTTAGTCTTTCTCATAG AATTGTTTTGGCACCATTAACTAGGCAGAGATCTTTTAATAACGTTCCTCAACCTCATGCTATCCGGTACTATTCTCAAAGAGCAACCAAAGGGGGTTTTCTCTTGGCTGAAGCCACTGGAGTTTCTGACACAGCTCAAGG GTATCCAAATACACCAGGAATATGGACAAAGGAACAAACTGATGCATGGAAGCCCATTGTAGATGCAGTTCATGCCAAAGGTGCAGTCTTCTTTTGCCAGATTTGGCACGTTGGAAGGGTTTCAAACACCG GGTTTCAGCCAAATGGACAGTCTCCTATATCTAGCACATATAGGGAATTAGCTCCACAACTACGAGCTAATGGTGTGGATATGGCTCGATTTTCCCCTCCACGACGACTGAGTACAGATGAAATTCCTAAAATTGTTAATGATTTTAGGATTGCTGCAAGAAATGCTATAGAAGCTGGT AGACATATTATATTACTTTTAATATCAGGTTTTGATGGGGTTGAGATCCATGGCGCACATGGTTATCTCATAGAACAATTTTTCAAAGATCAAGCAAATGACCGAACTGATCAATATGGTGGTTCTCtggaaaaccgttgtcgattcgGTCTTGAAATAGTTGAAGCTGTGAGTGATGAAATAGGAGCTGACCGAGTTGGAATTAGGCTTTCTCCCTTTGCAACTTACATGGAATGCGGAGACTCAAACCCTGAAGCCCTTGGCCTTTATTTGGTTGAGGCCTTAAACAAATATGGGATTCTGTACTGCCACATGATTGAACCAAGGATGATGCCTGTTGGGGTAAAATCTGAATGTCCAGACAGTCTTGTCCCAATGAGAAAATCATTCAAGGGCACTTTCATTGTTGCTGGTGGGTATGAAAGGGAAGACGGAAACAAAGCCGTGGCTGCAAATCGTACTGATCTTGTTGCATATGGCCGCCATTTCTTGGCTAATCCAGATTTACCGAAGAGATTTGAGCTTGATGCTCCTCTGAACAAATATCAAAGGGAGACGTTTTATGCACCCGAACCTGTTTTAGGCTATACCGACTACCCATTTCTTGAAGAAACTGATGGGTTTCGGGGGAAGTAG
- the LOC140989837 gene encoding glucuronoxylan 4-O-methyltransferase 1-like, whose translation MRGKLQYPINLKIVSICFLFLFFLFLILRTGFSYSKEIATLDSSILPTNSSDVHEEQLPTDCPTLPLFPTCNKIPSSLAHSLVHYATLNITPQQTINEISVSLKVLEKKSPCNFLVFGLGHDSLMWTSLNHGGRTVFLEEDKSWIEKIQKQIPSLESYHVVYNTKLTQAEELLEIGMKEECKEVSDPRFSKCQLALKGLPNEVYDIEWDLIMVDAPTGYFDGAPGRMNAIYTAGLMARNRENGETDVFVHDVNREVEDKFSMEFLCEGYLREQEGRLRQFTVPSHRTRLGRSFCP comes from the coding sequence ATGAGAGGTAAACTACAATACCCCATTAATCTCAAGATCGTTTCTATTTGCTTTTTATTCCTTTTCTTTCTCTTCTTGATCCTGAGAACGGGTTTCTCCTACTCTAAAGAGATTGCAACACTTGATTCATCAATCCTTCCAACGAATTCGTCTGATGTTCATGAAGAACAACTGCCAACAGATTGTCCAACTCTTCCTTTGTTTCCAACTTGCAACAAAATCCCATCTTCTTTAGCACACTCACTAGTTCACTACGCAACCTTAAACATCACTCCACAACAAACCATCAATGAAATATCTGTATCCCTAAAAGTACTCGAAAAAAAGTCACCATGCAACTTCTTAGTATTTGGTTTAGGCCACGACAGCCTAATGTGGACATCACTGAACCATGGAGGCCGCACAGTTTTTCTCGAAGAAGACAAGTCATGGATCGAGAAAATCCAAAAGCAAATCCCGTCCTTAGAATCATACCATGTCGTGTATAACACAAAGTTGACACAAGCCGAAGAACTCCTGGAAATTGGCATGAAAGAAGAGTGTAAAGAAGTCAGTGATCCAAGATTCTCAAAATGTCAACTTGCTTTAAAAGGATTACCAAATGAGGTGTATGATATTGAGTGGGATCTGATCATGGTGGACGCGCCAACAGGATACTTCGATGGAGCACCGGGGAGGATGAATGCAATATACACTGCTGGATTGATGGCAAGAAATAGGGAAAATGGTGAGACTGATGTGTTTGTGCATGATGTGAACAGGGAGGTCGAGGATAAATTCTCCATGGAATTCTTATGTGAAGGATACTTGAGAGAGCAAGAAGGGAGATTAAGGCAATTCACAGTACCAAGTCATAGGACTCGTTTAGGGAGATCTTTTTGTCCATAA